A section of the Pseudanabaena mucicola str. Chao 1806 genome encodes:
- a CDS encoding BrnT family toxin, with protein MKFIWNEVKRQSNLKKHAIDFVNAEKVFTGSTFTFEDNRENYGEQRWVTLGLLGMKVVVIVHTETEDEIRIISMREANKNEQLLFFRNL; from the coding sequence ATGAAATTCATATGGAATGAAGTTAAAAGGCAAAGCAACCTAAAAAAGCACGCTATTGATTTTGTGAATGCTGAAAAAGTCTTTACAGGCTCGACATTCACGTTTGAAGATAACCGTGAAAACTATGGAGAACAGCGTTGGGTAACGCTTGGACTCTTAGGCATGAAAGTTGTTGTGATCGTACATACTGAAACCGAAGACGAAATCCGTATTATTTCTATGCGTGAGGCAAACAAAAATGAACAACTTCTCTTCTTCAGAAACCTCTAA
- the frr gene encoding ribosome recycling factor: protein MKLTDVEARMQKAVEATQHNFNTVRTGRANASLLDRITVEYYGAETHLKALASISSPDASTLQIQPFDRSTMRAIEKAISESDIGLTPNNDGTSIRLNIPPLTTDRRKELVKMVAKLAEEGKVAIRNVRRDAIDSIRKLEKAKEISEDDSKSQQEQVDKLTEKFVKTIDKVTAEKEKEITTI from the coding sequence GTGAAATTAACTGATGTTGAGGCGCGAATGCAGAAAGCTGTAGAAGCGACCCAGCACAATTTCAATACTGTGCGAACGGGGCGTGCAAATGCTTCGCTGTTGGATCGGATTACGGTGGAATACTATGGTGCTGAGACACATCTCAAGGCGTTGGCTAGTATCTCTTCGCCTGATGCAAGTACCCTACAAATTCAGCCCTTTGATCGTTCGACGATGCGGGCGATCGAAAAGGCAATTTCTGAGTCTGATATTGGGCTAACTCCAAATAATGACGGCACAAGCATTCGCCTAAATATTCCGCCTTTAACTACTGATCGCCGTAAAGAGTTGGTCAAGATGGTTGCCAAGCTCGCCGAAGAAGGCAAAGTGGCGATTCGGAATGTGCGCCGTGATGCGATCGACTCAATTCGCAAGCTAGAAAAGGCAAAAGAAATTTCTGAAGATGATTCCAAAAGCCAACAAGAGCAAGTGGATAAGTTAACAGAAAAGTTCGTTAAGACTATCGATAAAGTAACTGCCGAAAAAGAAAAAGAAATTACCACAATCTAA
- a CDS encoding HEPN domain-containing protein has protein sequence MFYMTQYLLLSEGLDTSTHKGVLKMLSLHFVKTGKITPSVADLLREAYDARQTCDYESDMTEDEEMAKNAIANAQTFISEVKMLLS, from the coding sequence ATGTTTTATATGACTCAATATTTACTTCTCTCTGAAGGATTAGATACTTCTACTCACAAAGGAGTTCTCAAGATGCTTAGTCTACATTTTGTGAAAACAGGGAAAATAACTCCAAGCGTTGCAGATTTGCTGAGGGAAGCTTACGATGCCAGACAAACTTGTGATTACGAATCTGATATGACTGAGGATGAGGAAATGGCGAAAAATGCGATCGCTAACGCTCAAACTTTTATTTCTGAAGTTAAAATGCTACTTTCTTAG
- a CDS encoding nucleotidyltransferase domain-containing protein codes for MITTIKNKQLFVLLNELKSSLVELYGDRLFSVILFGSHARGEATSESDIDVMVVLADPVDAVEERSRMSSLFWYFLREYDELISIIPISKSRFLAGEISFLRVVRREGIEI; via the coding sequence ATGATTACAACTATTAAGAACAAGCAATTATTTGTTTTGTTGAACGAGCTAAAGTCTAGTCTGGTAGAACTCTATGGAGACAGATTGTTTTCGGTGATTCTTTTTGGTTCTCATGCAAGAGGAGAGGCTACTTCTGAATCAGATATTGATGTGATGGTGGTTTTGGCTGATCCTGTTGATGCAGTTGAGGAGAGATCAAGAATGTCTAGTCTTTTTTGGTACTTCTTGAGGGAATATGATGAACTAATCTCAATTATCCCAATATCAAAATCTCGGTTTTTAGCAGGTGAAATCTCTTTTCTGAGAGTGGTTAGGCGTGAAGGTATTGAGATATGA
- the pyrH gene encoding UMP kinase — MNSISNKQQEVPKYKRILLKLSGEALMGDRSFGIDPEVVQDIALQVAEIVRDGIEVAIVVGGGNIFRGINGADKGMDRATADYIGMIATVMNALTLQDAFEHLDVPIPTRVMSAIAMQEIAEPYIRRRAIRHLENNRVVIFGAGSGNPYFTTDTTAALRGAEINADVILKATKVDGIYDSDPKKNSNAKRFHSVSFDHALINDLRVMDATAFALCKENGIPIIVFDLGVVGNIRRVVMGESIGTYVGGSCEIN, encoded by the coding sequence ATGAACTCAATAAGTAATAAACAGCAAGAAGTGCCAAAATACAAACGCATTTTATTAAAACTCAGTGGCGAAGCGCTGATGGGTGATCGCAGTTTTGGGATTGATCCTGAGGTTGTTCAAGACATTGCTTTACAGGTTGCAGAAATTGTCCGTGATGGTATCGAGGTAGCGATCGTTGTCGGTGGTGGTAATATCTTTCGGGGTATTAACGGAGCAGATAAGGGAATGGATCGAGCTACGGCTGACTATATTGGTATGATTGCCACTGTGATGAATGCCCTAACCTTACAGGATGCCTTTGAGCATTTAGACGTTCCAATTCCCACCAGAGTGATGTCGGCGATCGCCATGCAAGAGATTGCCGAACCCTATATTCGCCGCCGCGCTATTCGCCACCTTGAAAATAATCGGGTGGTTATTTTTGGTGCAGGCTCTGGTAATCCCTATTTTACTACAGACACTACCGCCGCTTTACGTGGAGCAGAAATTAATGCTGATGTCATCTTAAAGGCTACTAAGGTCGATGGTATTTATGATAGCGACCCTAAGAAAAACTCTAATGCAAAACGTTTTCATTCTGTGAGTTTTGACCATGCGCTGATCAATGATTTACGGGTCATGGATGCGACAGCTTTTGCCCTATGCAAAGAAAATGGCATTCCAATTATTGTGTTTGATCTGGGTGTAGTAGGTAACATTCGTCGCGTCGTCATGGGAGAATCGATTGGTACTTATGTTGGAGGTTCCTGTGAAATTAACTGA
- a CDS encoding methyltransferase domain-containing protein translates to MRVPLPDAIAKILQRRFGDFSAMNNRFNNSYSQTTGDRLKANPEEWYQYHHLYRAARETWQEIPYEKIAEILQKKPDWVIGDFGCGEAKLAELLPNIVHSYDHIAINEKVIACDIAHTPLKDETLDVAVFSLSLMGLNYADYLKEAYRTLKDGGSLLIAETMSRWTDKKQELIDTIRNSRFTIISEKTGDRFLYINATKPLIALL, encoded by the coding sequence TTGCGCGTTCCCTTACCCGATGCGATCGCCAAAATCCTACAACGCCGATTTGGTGACTTCTCGGCAATGAACAACCGCTTCAATAATTCCTATAGCCAAACCACAGGCGATCGCCTCAAAGCTAATCCCGAAGAATGGTATCAATACCACCACCTCTATCGCGCCGCCCGTGAAACATGGCAGGAAATCCCCTATGAAAAAATCGCTGAGATATTGCAAAAGAAACCCGATTGGGTCATTGGTGACTTTGGTTGTGGAGAAGCCAAACTAGCCGAACTACTGCCAAATATTGTTCATTCCTACGATCATATTGCGATTAATGAAAAAGTGATTGCCTGTGACATTGCTCACACACCACTCAAAGATGAAACCCTCGATGTCGCTGTATTTTCCCTATCTCTCATGGGGCTGAACTACGCAGACTATCTCAAGGAAGCTTATCGCACCCTCAAAGATGGCGGTAGTTTATTAATCGCGGAAACCATGAGCCGATGGACAGACAAAAAACAGGAACTAATAGATACGATCCGTAACTCAAGATTTACCATTATTAGCGAGAAAACAGGCGATCGCTTCCTCTACATCAACGCCACCAAACCCCTGATCGCCCTGCTGTGA
- a CDS encoding type II toxin-antitoxin system HicB family antitoxin: protein MIREFNVVIEKDSDGYFVASIPNLRGCHTQAKSLDILMERIQEAAELCLEFENQDSPFTEFVGIQKILVTV, encoded by the coding sequence ATGATTAGAGAATTTAACGTAGTCATCGAAAAAGACTCTGATGGGTATTTTGTCGCCTCAATCCCCAACTTAAGAGGTTGCCATACCCAAGCAAAATCCCTTGATATTCTTATGGAACGCATTCAAGAAGCAGCAGAACTATGCTTAGAATTCGAGAACCAAGACAGTCCATTTACAGAATTTGTAGGCATCCAGAAAATTTTAGTAACAGTATGA
- a CDS encoding BrnA antitoxin family protein: MNNFSSSETSNDRDEYSEVTQSDLDRAKFRIALKPMPRKQSITISLDANLIEYFKLKAGEVGYQNLINEILRQAKEQEESGKVLQ, translated from the coding sequence ATGAACAACTTCTCTTCTTCAGAAACCTCTAATGATCGTGATGAATATTCCGAAGTAACACAATCAGATTTAGATCGGGCAAAGTTTCGTATTGCACTTAAACCTATGCCACGCAAGCAAAGTATTACTATTTCTTTAGATGCTAATCTTATTGAGTATTTCAAATTGAAGGCGGGAGAAGTTGGCTATCAAAATCTGATTAATGAAATTTTACGCCAAGCGAAGGAGCAGGAAGAATCGGGAAAAGTTTTGCAATAA
- a CDS encoding pentapeptide repeat-containing protein: MKARELVDRYNKGFRDFSEIDLSGENLSGAGLTAIDLNNADLSDTNLSASTLNEANLYGAKLHTAVLYRASLSDANLSEADLNGASLIKADLHGASLERTNLKYADLTGANLNAASLVNSDLTGANLSCVSLVGANLEGANLTEAFLKGANLDGAKLNGVNLKGANLSGASFSETNLSHANLSESDLSHANLYAANLSDALLSKADLSGANLSGANLNDANLQDADLNGAFLIDTQLGRANLEGSNLSKSNCYKANFKGAFLLRTHFNGTNLNGTDFANATLQVIEDDTGHHPEYAAD; the protein is encoded by the coding sequence ATGAAAGCTAGAGAACTAGTCGATCGCTACAATAAGGGGTTTCGAGATTTTAGTGAAATCGATCTTAGTGGCGAAAATCTCAGTGGTGCAGGTTTAACTGCGATCGACCTCAATAATGCAGATCTGAGTGACACAAACCTATCGGCAAGCACTTTAAATGAAGCCAATTTGTATGGCGCAAAACTGCATACAGCCGTACTATATCGAGCGAGTTTGAGTGATGCAAATCTCAGTGAGGCGGATCTAAATGGTGCTAGTCTGATTAAGGCTGATTTGCATGGTGCTAGTTTGGAAAGGACAAATCTAAAATATGCTGATTTAACTGGTGCTAATCTCAATGCTGCAAGTCTAGTAAATTCTGACTTAACGGGAGCAAATTTGAGTTGTGTGTCTCTTGTTGGAGCCAATCTAGAAGGGGCAAATCTTACCGAAGCATTTTTGAAAGGAGCGAACTTAGATGGAGCAAAATTAAATGGTGTGAATCTTAAAGGCGCTAATCTAAGTGGGGCAAGTTTTAGTGAAACGAATCTTAGTCATGCAAATCTATCTGAATCCGATCTTTCCCATGCAAATTTGTATGCAGCGAATCTCAGTGATGCTTTGTTGTCAAAAGCGGATCTAAGTGGTGCAAATCTAAGTGGTGCGAATCTGAATGATGCGAATCTTCAGGATGCTGATCTAAATGGAGCATTTCTGATCGATACTCAGTTAGGTAGAGCAAATCTTGAAGGCTCAAACCTTAGTAAATCTAATTGCTATAAAGCTAATTTTAAAGGTGCTTTTTTACTAAGAACTCATTTCAATGGTACTAATTTAAATGGCACTGATTTTGCCAATGCTACCCTGCAAGTCATTGAAGATGATACTGGTCATCATCCCGAATATGCAGCAGATTAA
- a CDS encoding pentapeptide repeat-containing protein, which produces MNLTDFTKANLTKSSLEGINLKGADLKRVNLSNAKLAKAMLAKANLTGAFLHGVDLNNAHLGEANLTEANLTSALLIKADLQRACLNDAYLVAANLNGANLTSASLVNADLSLGTLTGACLNGANLSQAKLNGTFFIEANLLGADLSSSDFTGALMIKANLSGANLSQACLMNVDLTEANLTGAELHDVDLCGVILNEANLNAVDLVHANLSGGSLSRANLSWANLQGANLEKANLIGSDLSWANLNEANLTDADLSWTNLTGAFLMKANLSGANLNGVNLSNANLSGANLSGANLMGASLSGADLSNVDLRGAYLIRTNLHNAILNEANLTGANLDEAVLNGASLNRANLNRANLTRASLTGANLKGAFMLWTNLKGAFMLWTNLDGANMTGAILPTDK; this is translated from the coding sequence GTGAATCTTACCGACTTTACCAAAGCAAATCTTACCAAATCTAGCCTAGAAGGAATCAACCTCAAGGGGGCGGATCTGAAGCGTGTGAATCTCAGCAATGCCAAACTTGCAAAGGCGATGCTTGCCAAAGCGAATCTGACAGGTGCATTTCTGCATGGAGTTGATCTCAATAACGCGCATCTGGGCGAAGCGAACCTGACCGAAGCAAATCTGACCTCGGCCTTGTTAATTAAGGCAGATCTACAACGAGCTTGTCTCAATGATGCATATTTAGTCGCAGCCAATCTCAATGGCGCAAATCTCACCAGCGCATCTTTAGTGAATGCTGATCTAAGTCTTGGTACTCTCACAGGAGCCTGCCTCAATGGTGCAAATTTAAGTCAAGCGAAACTGAACGGTACTTTTTTTATCGAAGCGAATCTTTTGGGAGCAGATCTCAGTAGTTCCGACTTTACGGGCGCATTGATGATCAAGGCAAATCTTAGTGGTGCAAATCTCAGTCAAGCTTGTTTGATGAATGTCGATCTCACTGAAGCTAATCTTACAGGTGCAGAGTTGCATGATGTTGATCTATGCGGTGTAATTCTCAACGAAGCTAACCTTAATGCGGTCGATCTTGTCCATGCGAATTTGAGTGGCGGCTCTCTTAGTCGCGCCAACTTAAGTTGGGCAAATTTACAAGGTGCAAACTTAGAAAAAGCAAATCTCATCGGATCTGATCTGAGTTGGGCAAATCTAAATGAGGCAAATCTCACTGATGCAGACTTGAGTTGGACAAATCTTACGGGGGCATTTTTAATGAAAGCTAACCTCAGTGGGGCAAATCTCAATGGGGTTAATCTGTCTAATGCCAACCTCAGTGGTGCTAACTTGAGCGGTGCTAACTTGATGGGGGCGAGCTTAAGTGGTGCAGATTTGAGCAATGTCGATCTGAGAGGTGCTTATTTAATTCGGACAAATTTACATAATGCGATTTTAAATGAGGCAAATCTTACTGGTGCAAATCTTGATGAAGCTGTACTCAACGGAGCAAGTTTAAATCGTGCTAACCTGAATCGTGCTAATCTCACCAGAGCTAGCTTGACAGGGGCAAATCTAAAAGGAGCATTTATGCTCTGGACAAATTTGAAAGGAGCTTTCATGTTGTGGACAAATTTGGATGGAGCAAATATGACTGGTGCGATTTTACCGACGGATAAGTAA
- a CDS encoding type II toxin-antitoxin system PemK/MazF family toxin — protein sequence MPNYSKDIIVLVRYPFSDLSNAKVRPAVIVNAPHSSQDILIVPLTSKTGSLLDGEFVLSDWAAAGLNVVTAVKRGIYTVNRSLVIKTVGKLADVDIDRLDQSLRGWLGL from the coding sequence ATGCCGAATTACTCTAAAGATATCATCGTTTTAGTTCGGTATCCTTTTTCAGATTTGTCTAATGCGAAGGTTCGTCCTGCTGTAATTGTGAATGCGCCACATAGTTCTCAAGATATTCTAATTGTGCCATTAACCAGCAAAACAGGTTCTTTGCTTGATGGAGAGTTTGTCCTTTCTGACTGGGCGGCAGCAGGACTTAATGTTGTTACAGCAGTTAAGCGTGGTATCTATACTGTAAATAGAAGTTTAGTTATTAAGACTGTTGGGAAGTTAGCTGATGTTGATATTGATAGACTTGATCAATCTTTAAGAGGTTGGCTAGGTTTATGA
- a CDS encoding NACHT domain-containing protein: MAKKKYKFFFTKEGNDKFVAYLTAVQNAIENKTLPVENYTEKQLKGLVDLDVDDYAPEATKTQRLMKLFADYAKGKDINDLRDIWQGAKEIYHLDRGAIRKLGDAYNIIKAVTNGEEKEIASGDLNYSQKQSLQKNNVDTKVVDKLLEIFGANKEQNSIYFQEFEWEPIGLEKTSQTQEETSQTQFEQNTAQEKAKEFIEKTCRKHRHFPVMIIDIYVDFQEQNLKIPNGIKNKIKENSLHLIITGSLGIGKTTYLKKIALNILEIRGSKKDNVAPEQVPLFINLREYVDQLKENKVGLLRFIAKHYQIPDQTLKELLQGKDKCILLLDSLDQVSDSESNQLIDEIIEFDREYPNNDYILTSRDIVQIHKLENFEVIQLKGIETECLDITPDLNSKAIVNNEEIEKFINEFIDEWHSNPRDERINQFIDNWIEAGLKKETKNTETDQRRELLQLQKREIKSRILRKLITNKELRNLASKPLMLSLICIEHVNDEKYNCSDKITEWHIVHRAVKSWLENSNEDYWDEQEKFSGNYTSLSINFVYDLLEFIAYKTIDIRILNISRNKLSQHINSFVKDYYGWDDKQKTSSFTDRTLRFLENTYGFTLIKDDNIYSFPHVIFRNYFAIRYIYNKYENIATFEKEVTGKVQWDKIIDRARNFPTELIFGLPDDVDNS, translated from the coding sequence ATGGCAAAAAAAAAATATAAGTTCTTTTTCACAAAAGAGGGAAATGACAAATTTGTAGCATATTTAACAGCAGTGCAAAACGCTATAGAGAATAAAACTCTACCTGTAGAAAATTATACAGAAAAGCAATTAAAGGGGTTAGTTGATTTAGATGTAGATGATTATGCGCCTGAAGCCACCAAAACTCAGCGTTTAATGAAGCTTTTTGCTGATTATGCAAAAGGTAAAGACATCAATGATCTCAGAGATATATGGCAAGGAGCTAAGGAAATATATCATTTAGATCGTGGTGCAATCCGAAAGTTGGGAGATGCGTACAACATAATAAAGGCTGTCACAAATGGAGAAGAAAAAGAAATAGCTAGTGGTGACCTGAATTATAGTCAAAAGCAATCACTGCAAAAAAATAATGTAGACACAAAAGTTGTGGACAAATTATTAGAGATATTTGGAGCGAATAAAGAACAAAATTCAATATACTTTCAAGAATTTGAGTGGGAACCAATAGGTCTAGAGAAAACAAGTCAAACTCAAGAGGAAACAAGTCAAACTCAATTTGAACAAAATACTGCACAAGAGAAAGCAAAAGAGTTCATTGAGAAAACTTGTAGAAAGCATCGACATTTTCCAGTGATGATAATCGATATCTATGTAGACTTTCAAGAACAGAATCTTAAAATTCCTAACGGCATAAAAAATAAAATAAAAGAAAATTCTCTCCATCTCATCATTACGGGTAGTCTAGGCATTGGTAAGACTACTTACCTAAAGAAGATTGCGCTGAATATATTAGAGATAAGAGGTTCCAAAAAAGACAATGTAGCTCCTGAGCAAGTTCCTCTGTTTATCAATTTAAGAGAATACGTTGATCAACTTAAAGAGAATAAAGTAGGTTTACTTCGCTTTATTGCTAAGCATTATCAAATCCCCGATCAGACTCTAAAAGAACTTTTGCAAGGGAAGGATAAATGCATTCTGTTACTTGACAGCTTAGATCAGGTTTCCGACTCAGAAAGCAATCAATTAATAGACGAAATTATAGAGTTTGATAGAGAATACCCTAATAATGACTATATCCTTACCAGTAGAGATATCGTACAAATTCATAAACTGGAAAATTTTGAAGTAATACAACTTAAAGGAATAGAAACTGAATGCCTTGACATAACACCAGATCTAAATAGTAAAGCAATAGTAAATAATGAAGAGATAGAAAAATTTATTAACGAATTTATTGACGAATGGCATTCAAATCCCAGAGATGAAAGGATAAATCAATTTATTGATAACTGGATTGAAGCAGGTCTTAAAAAAGAAACGAAAAATACTGAGACTGATCAGAGAAGAGAGTTACTGCAACTTCAGAAGCGAGAAATCAAGTCTAGAATATTACGTAAATTAATAACCAATAAAGAGCTAAGGAATCTCGCATCAAAACCACTGATGCTTAGCCTCATTTGTATAGAACATGTAAATGATGAGAAATATAATTGTTCTGACAAGATAACGGAATGGCATATTGTCCATAGAGCTGTAAAATCTTGGCTAGAAAATTCAAATGAAGATTACTGGGATGAACAAGAGAAATTTAGTGGGAACTATACTTCACTTTCAATAAACTTTGTATATGACTTACTAGAGTTTATTGCTTATAAAACAATAGATATAAGAATTTTAAACATTTCTAGAAATAAACTGAGCCAACATATAAATAGTTTCGTAAAAGATTACTATGGATGGGATGACAAACAAAAGACAAGCAGTTTTACTGATAGAACTTTGAGATTTCTAGAAAATACCTATGGGTTTACTTTAATTAAGGATGATAATATTTATTCTTTTCCTCATGTAATATTTAGGAATTATTTTGCTATAAGATACATTTATAATAAATATGAAAATATAGCTACATTTGAAAAAGAGGTAACAGGTAAAGTTCAATGGGATAAAATCATCGATAGAGCAAGAAATTTCCCAACAGAATTGATTTTTGGTCTTCCAGATGATGTTGATAATTCATAA
- a CDS encoding DUF3592 domain-containing protein: MAEEKSQTSWTRHLPAWWQVVIVLGCLTIAVYKQKPFWGYVKTEAVVMDVKATYATKNSTVDGCVAMYEYAVKYTDKTGKSYLTQHRQSFRTCNLEEIETGDKTRVYYNPESPAESLQHTNDEIGAGLYLFGIGGLIALFAQFLWNWWKSRK, encoded by the coding sequence ATGGCAGAAGAAAAAAGTCAAACTTCTTGGACGCGACATTTGCCTGCCTGGTGGCAGGTAGTGATTGTGTTGGGATGTCTGACCATAGCAGTTTATAAACAAAAACCTTTCTGGGGCTATGTAAAAACCGAGGCGGTGGTGATGGATGTGAAAGCCACCTATGCTACAAAAAATTCTACTGTAGACGGATGTGTAGCCATGTATGAGTATGCAGTAAAATATACAGATAAAACAGGTAAGTCCTATTTGACTCAACACCGACAATCCTTCAGAACCTGCAACCTCGAGGAAATAGAAACAGGTGACAAAACGAGGGTGTACTATAATCCTGAGTCTCCAGCAGAATCATTGCAACATACCAATGACGAAATAGGGGCGGGGTTATACTTATTCGGAATAGGGGGTTTGATTGCCCTGTTTGCACAATTTTTATGGAATTGGTGGAAAAGTCGCAAGTAA
- a CDS encoding IS256 family transposase — translation MNIRKELLDELLQECKTPPDLFGEGGILKQLTTALVERALEAELSTHLGYKKHESRPEGQSNSRNGYSQKKVQGDFGIAEIAIPRDRNGEFEPQMVKKGQSRLSGLDEKIIALYARGMSVRDIQSQLQEMYGVEVSPALISNVTDAVIDEVKQWQNRPLDAVYPIVFLDCLVIKVRDNGRVINKSLYFALAVNMDGYKELLGMWISPNEGAKFWLSVLTEIRNRGVKDILIACVDGLTGFPNAIETVFPKTQVQLCIVHMVRNSVAFVPWQQRKQVCADLKAIYAATTESEAEFNLELFAEKWDKLYPSISKSWRSHWANIIPFFAFPLEIRKAIYTTNAIESMNSSLRKVIKSQQIFPTDEAAFKLVYLAMRNISKKWTMPIRDWKPALNRFAILFEDRLHL, via the coding sequence ATGAATATCCGCAAAGAATTGCTAGACGAATTGCTGCAAGAATGTAAAACACCACCCGACCTATTCGGAGAAGGAGGAATCCTGAAACAACTAACCACCGCACTGGTGGAACGAGCATTAGAAGCAGAATTATCAACGCATCTAGGGTACAAGAAGCACGAATCCAGACCAGAAGGACAAAGCAACAGTCGCAACGGCTATAGCCAGAAAAAAGTCCAAGGCGACTTTGGCATAGCCGAAATTGCAATACCACGCGATCGCAACGGAGAGTTTGAACCACAGATGGTAAAGAAAGGGCAAAGCCGCTTGTCAGGACTAGACGAGAAGATCATTGCCCTATATGCCAGAGGGATGAGTGTCAGGGATATCCAGTCCCAGTTGCAAGAAATGTATGGTGTCGAGGTATCACCAGCCCTCATTTCCAATGTCACTGATGCCGTAATTGATGAGGTGAAACAATGGCAAAACCGTCCCCTTGATGCGGTTTATCCAATTGTATTTCTGGACTGTCTAGTCATCAAAGTGCGAGACAATGGCAGGGTGATTAACAAGTCCCTGTACTTTGCCTTGGCGGTGAATATGGACGGATACAAGGAATTATTGGGTATGTGGATTTCACCGAATGAGGGTGCAAAATTCTGGTTATCGGTACTCACCGAAATTCGTAACCGTGGGGTCAAAGATATTTTGATTGCTTGCGTTGACGGTTTGACTGGTTTTCCCAATGCTATCGAAACGGTATTTCCTAAAACGCAGGTGCAGTTGTGCATTGTCCACATGGTCAGAAACTCGGTTGCTTTTGTACCTTGGCAACAGCGTAAGCAGGTTTGTGCCGACCTCAAGGCGATTTATGCGGCGACGACGGAATCGGAGGCGGAGTTTAACCTTGAACTCTTTGCTGAAAAATGGGACAAACTATATCCCTCGATCTCCAAATCTTGGCGCAGTCATTGGGCGAACATTATCCCCTTCTTTGCGTTTCCTCTTGAGATTCGCAAAGCAATTTATACGACTAATGCGATTGAGTCGATGAATAGCAGTTTGCGGAAGGTGATTAAGTCTCAGCAGATTTTTCCGACCGATGAGGCTGCTTTCAAGCTGGTTTACTTGGCTATGCGGAATATTTCTAAGAAATGGACTATGCCCATTCGCGATTGGAAACCTGCTCTCAATCGCTTTGCGATCCTCTTCGAGGATCGGCTCCATCTCTAG
- the cobA gene encoding uroporphyrinogen-III C-methyltransferase: MTVDTDTNTDINTDQSLAKELQSPALGKVYLVGAGPGDAGLMTLKGKALLETCDVVLYDALVSDEILAMINPIAEKIHAGKRRGNHSLLQEETTQLLIDKAQNYAIVVRLKGGDPFIFGRGGEELADLRAAGIEVEIVPGITSGIAAPAYAGIPLTHRDFSSSVIFVTGHESVGKYRPQVQWTAIAQAAETIVVYMGLHNLAEIVTKLNLAGLPDSTPVALIRQGTRHDQSELIGCLGNIVELVQVAKFAPPAIAVIGNIVNFRNYC; encoded by the coding sequence ATGACGGTAGATACAGACACAAATACAGACATAAATACGGATCAATCTTTGGCAAAAGAATTACAGTCGCCTGCTTTGGGTAAGGTCTATTTGGTAGGAGCGGGACCTGGAGATGCGGGCTTGATGACGCTAAAGGGGAAAGCCCTGCTAGAAACCTGTGATGTGGTGCTATACGATGCTTTAGTCAGTGATGAAATTCTTGCCATGATTAATCCGATCGCTGAAAAAATCCATGCAGGTAAGCGACGCGGTAATCATTCGCTATTGCAGGAGGAAACCACGCAGCTACTGATCGATAAGGCACAAAATTATGCGATTGTTGTACGTCTGAAGGGGGGCGATCCGTTTATTTTTGGGCGTGGTGGGGAAGAGTTGGCAGATTTGCGTGCCGCAGGGATTGAAGTGGAGATAGTCCCAGGAATTACCTCAGGGATTGCAGCTCCCGCCTATGCAGGGATTCCTCTCACCCATCGTGATTTTAGCTCGTCGGTAATTTTTGTGACGGGGCATGAGTCTGTAGGGAAATATCGTCCACAGGTGCAATGGACAGCGATCGCACAGGCTGCGGAGACGATTGTGGTCTATATGGGACTACATAATTTGGCGGAAATTGTGACCAAATTAAACTTGGCTGGCTTACCTGATTCAACACCTGTAGCTTTAATTCGTCAGGGGACTCGCCATGATCAGTCGGAATTGATCGGCTGCCTGGGTAATATTGTCGAACTGGTACAAGTGGCAAAATTTGCGCCACCTGCGATCGCCGTTATCGGCAATATTGTCAATTTTAGGAATTACTGCTGA